The following coding sequences lie in one Lolium perenne isolate Kyuss_39 chromosome 2, Kyuss_2.0, whole genome shotgun sequence genomic window:
- the LOC127330943 gene encoding uncharacterized protein isoform X1: protein MEKRGQGGRREAEEDDDEEEFRLPRSHRPTENLDTEGLEQASVDTQLSSSNVGFKLMQKMGWKGKGLGKNEQGILEPIKAGIRDAKLGVGKQEQDDFFTSEDNVQRKRLNVELEETEEHVKKREVTAEREQKIRSEVKEIQKTFFCSLCNKQYKLAYEFESHLSSYDHNHRKRFKEMKEMQSSSNSNRDDRQKREQQREEKEMAKFAQLADAHRKQQQQKQEQPEISGEKVTSKPAAGNQDQRQTLKFGFSKMAPSKAPVGNISKKRKIATKVPSVFGNDSDDEA, encoded by the exons ATG GAGAAGCGCGGCCAGGGCGGCAGGAGGGAAGcggaggaggacgatgacgaggaggagtTCCGGCTGCCGAGGAGCCACCGGCCGACGGAGAACCTGGACACGGAGGGGCTGGAGCAGGCGTCCGTCGACACGCAGCTCAGCTCCTCCAACGTCGGCTTCAAGCTCATGCAGAAGATGGGGTGGAAGGGCAAGGGGCTCGGCAAGAACGAGCAAG GTATACTGGAGCCAATAAAAGCTGGTATCAGGGATGCAAAATTAGGAGTGGGGAAGCAAGAGCAGGATGACTTCTTCACGTCGGAGGACAATGTTCAgaggaagaggttgaatgttgaACTTGAAGAGACTGAAGAACATGTTAAGAAGCGTGAG GTCACAGCAGAACGTGAGCAGAAAATCCGCAGTGAGGTTAAGGAAATACAGAAGACGTTCTTTTGCAGCCTCTGTAATAAGCAGTACAAGCTGGCATATGAATTTGAGAGTCATCTGAgctcatatgaccataatcatcggAAG AGATTTAAGGAAATGAAAGAAATGcaaagcagcagcaacagcaaccGTGATGACAGGCAGAAACGTGAGCAACAGCGAGAAGAGAAGGAAATGGCCAAATTTGCCCAGCT GGCAGATGCTCATAGAAAGCAGCAGCAACAGAAGCAAGAACAGCCAGAGATCTCAGGAGAGAAAGTCACGTCAAAACCTGCCGCTGGCAATCAGGATCAGCGTCAAACGTTGAAGTTTGGCTTCTCCAAAATGGCCCCTTCGAAG GCTCCTGTTGGCAACATCAGCAAGAAACGGAAGATCGCCACGAAAGTTCCTTCAGTCTTCGGAAATGACAGCGACGATGAAGCATAA
- the LOC127330943 gene encoding uncharacterized protein isoform X2, which translates to MTRRSSGCRGATGRRRTWTRRGWSRRPSTRSSAPPTSASSSCRRWGGRARGSARTSKSFDAGILEPIKAGIRDAKLGVGKQEQDDFFTSEDNVQRKRLNVELEETEEHVKKREVTAEREQKIRSEVKEIQKTFFCSLCNKQYKLAYEFESHLSSYDHNHRKRFKEMKEMQSSSNSNRDDRQKREQQREEKEMAKFAQLADAHRKQQQQKQEQPEISGEKVTSKPAAGNQDQRQTLKFGFSKMAPSKAPVGNISKKRKIATKVPSVFGNDSDDEA; encoded by the exons atgacgaggaggagtTCCGGCTGCCGAGGAGCCACCGGCCGACGGAGAACCTGGACACGGAGGGGCTGGAGCAGGCGTCCGTCGACACGCAGCTCAGCTCCTCCAACGTCGGCTTCAAGCTCATGCAGAAGATGGGGTGGAAGGGCAAGGGGCTCGGCAAGAACGAGCAAG TCCTTTGATGCAGGTATACTGGAGCCAATAAAAGCTGGTATCAGGGATGCAAAATTAGGAGTGGGGAAGCAAGAGCAGGATGACTTCTTCACGTCGGAGGACAATGTTCAgaggaagaggttgaatgttgaACTTGAAGAGACTGAAGAACATGTTAAGAAGCGTGAG GTCACAGCAGAACGTGAGCAGAAAATCCGCAGTGAGGTTAAGGAAATACAGAAGACGTTCTTTTGCAGCCTCTGTAATAAGCAGTACAAGCTGGCATATGAATTTGAGAGTCATCTGAgctcatatgaccataatcatcggAAG AGATTTAAGGAAATGAAAGAAATGcaaagcagcagcaacagcaaccGTGATGACAGGCAGAAACGTGAGCAACAGCGAGAAGAGAAGGAAATGGCCAAATTTGCCCAGCT GGCAGATGCTCATAGAAAGCAGCAGCAACAGAAGCAAGAACAGCCAGAGATCTCAGGAGAGAAAGTCACGTCAAAACCTGCCGCTGGCAATCAGGATCAGCGTCAAACGTTGAAGTTTGGCTTCTCCAAAATGGCCCCTTCGAAG GCTCCTGTTGGCAACATCAGCAAGAAACGGAAGATCGCCACGAAAGTTCCTTCAGTCTTCGGAAATGACAGCGACGATGAAGCATAA